A segment of the Oleidesulfovibrio alaskensis DSM 16109 genome:
TCCGTCTTGGGCCGAACCTTGATTTCCTTGACCTGAATGACAGTCTGCCGTTTTTTGGCTTCCTGCTTTTTCTTCTGCGCCTCGTACTTGTACTTGCCGTAATCCATAACCCTGCAGACAGGGGGCACGGCACCAGCAGCCACCTCAACAAGATCCAGTCCCTGTTCCTTGGCGACGGCAACTGCGTCGTTACGGGACATAATACCAAGCTGGCTGCCATCTGCATCGATGACACGAACTTCGCGTGCACGAATCTGCTCGTTGCGACGCGTCACGTCCTGCGGCTCCTGCCGACGAAACTTAGGAGAAGCTATAGCGCATCCCTCCACTTTTAAACGGTTCCTCACAATCGGCCCTGATGATGTCCACTACCTCATCCAGCGTCTTAAGGCCAAGATTATCACCCTTTCTCAGGCGCACGTTCACGCCGCGGGCTTCCACTTCCTTGTCACCGATGACGAGAATGTAGGGAATCTTTTCCAGCTGTGCCTCACGTACCTTGTAGCCGAGTTTTTCATTGCGGGTGTCCACTTCCACGCGGATACCCTGCGCCATAAGAGCGGCGCGGGCTTCTTCGGCAAACTCGTTCTGGGCGTCCGTCACGGTGAGCAGACGTGCCTGAACAGGAGCCAGCCACGTGGGGAAGGCACCGGCAAAATGCTCTGTAAGCACACCGATGAAACGCTCAACCGAGCCAAGAATGACGCGATGCACCATAACCGGTCGATGGCGTTCACCATCCTGTCCGATGTACACCAGATCAAAGCGGTCAGGCAAGGTGAAATCACACTGCACCGTGGCGCACTGCCACTCTCTGCCCAGGCAGTCGCGCAGTTTTACGTCAATTTTAGGCCCGTAAAAGGCGCCGTCGCCCTCGTTAATCTCGTAGGGCAGTCCCTGCCCTTCCAGCGCCTTCACAAGCGCGCTGGTGGCGCGGTCCCAGTCTTCGTCGGAACCGATGGACTTTTCGGGACGGGTGCTCACTTCCATGGAATATTCAAAGCCGAACACGCCCATGACATCCCGCACAAAATTCAGCACACCCACGATTTCGCTTTCCAGCTGGTCAGGAGTGCAGATGATGTGCGCATCATCCTGCGTGAACTGGCGCACCCGCAGCAATCCGTGCAGAACACCGCTTTTTTCATGGCGGTGCACCACGCCCAGCTCAAAAAGGCGTACGGGCAGGTCGCGGTAGCTGTGGCTGCGTGATTTATAGATGAGCATATGAGCCACGCAGTTCATGGGCTTTACGCCGTAGGGCTGCTCATCAATATCCGTAAAATACATGTTTTCACGGTAGTTGTCATAGTGACCGGATTTTTCCCACAGCTCGCGGCGCAAAATCTGCGGCGTCTGCACAATCTGGTAGCCGCGCTTCAGGTGTTCCTTACGCTCGAAGTCTTCCAGAATGGCGCGCACAAGCGCCCCTTTGGGATGCCAGTACACCATGCCCGAGCCGCCTTCTTCCTGAAAGCTGAACAGGTCAAGCTGCGTGCCCAGCTTGCGGTGGTCACGCTTTTTCGCTTCCTCTATTCTGTTCAGATAGCTTTTCAGCTCTTTTTCATCAGGAAAAGCCGTGCCGTACACACGCGAAAGCATGGCATTCTTTTCATCACCGCGCCAGTAGGCGCCGGCAACGGACATCAGCTTGAAGGCATTGATACAGCCGGTATCGGGAATATGAGGACCGCGGCACAGGTCGACAAAGTCGCCGCTGCGGTAAATGGAAACAATATCGTCGGGCACGGCGTCGATAAGCTCAAGCTTGTAGGTCTCGCCCATGTCGGCAAACATTTTCTTTGCCTCATCCTTGGACATGACACTGCGCTCGAACGGATGCGCCGCCTTGATGATCTTGTCCATCTCTGCTTCGATGGCTTCAAGATCATCTGCGGTGAACGGACGCTCGTAGTCGAAATCGTAATAGAAGCCGTTTTCAATGGCAGGCCCGATGGTCACCTTTACGCCGGGGAAAAGGCGCTGCACGGCATCGGCCATTACGTGGGCCGCACTGTGGCGGATAAGACCAAGCCCTTCGGGCGAGTCTGCATAGACAGGCTCAAGGGTTTCGCAGGCGGTCGGAACGGTCGCGGTCAGATCGAGCATGGTGCCGCCGCAACGGGCAGCCAGCACTTTTTTAAATTTCTTGCCGCTCAAGGCCTGCTTGAGCACGTCCCGGCAGCTTGCGCCGGACTCGACCTCCACCACTGATCCTTCGATGGAAACCTTCACCTTGCAAACTCCTTGCTAATCAATTTATCCGCCACCAATGACAAAAAGGGGGAGGCTACGGGCCTCCCCCTGCTTTGTTCGATGTGGTAGGCACGGGCAGGATTGAACTGCCGACCCCTTCCGTGTCAAGGAAGTGCTCTCCCACTGAGCTACGCGCCTACATCGCGAGGCAGAGGCGCAACCTATACAGGACCCCCTTCCTTGTCAAGCGACTTTTTCTTTTTTTCCATTTTTTCTGTCACGCGCGCCCAGTATATCATGTATGCACAAAATAATGCTGCTAGGGTGCACATTGTTATGCCCTTTTGTGACTCCGGTCACATCCCCTGCCCCGCAGGACGGCTATGGTGTCTTTAACAACGGCAGACAACCTGCCCCGCTCCGGCGGAAACCAGCTGAACCCGGAAGAACCGGACAGGATTCCGGTTTATTTCGAAACCAAGCCGAAGGAGTACAGTATGTTTTGCAACCAGTGTGAACAGACAGCCAAGGGAACCGGCTGCACCGCCATGGGCGTGTGCGGCAAGCAACCCGAAGTTTCCGACCTTCAGGACGCCACCGTATACGCGCTGCGCGGCCTTGCCATAGCAGCACAGGACGCTGCAGCCAAAGGCGTGAGAGAACAGGGCATGGGCCATTACACCGCCGCCCGTCTTTTCAGCACGCTGACCAACGTGAACTTCGACCCCGACCGCTTTGTGCCGTGGGTGCACGAAATAACGGCCATGCGCGACGACCTTGTACGCAAGGCAGGCCTTTCCTACACCTCCGGACCGGCGGCATTTGTTCCCGGTGCCGATGCGGCGGCCATAGTGCAGCAGGCGGCGGAACACGGCACCCTGACTCTGGCACCTGACGAAGACATCCGTTCGTGCATGCAGATTCTGCTCTACGGTATGAAAGGCGTGGCAGCTTACGCCGACCATGCAGCCATTCTGGGGCAGGAAGACAACGCGGTGTACGACTTTCTGTACAAAGGTCTTGCCGCGGGCTTTGACGGAAAGGCCCGTGATCTGAATGACTGGGTCGGGCTGCTGCTTGAATGCGGCAACGTGAACCTGCGCACCATGGAACTGCTGGACGCCGGCAACACCGGCACCTACGGTCACCCCGTGCCCACGGAAGTGCCTCTGGGACACAGAAAGGGCAAAGCCATACTGGTATCAGGCCATGACCTTCGGGATCTGCATGAACTGCTTAAACAGACCGAAGGCACCGGCATCAACATTTACACCCACGGTGAAATGCTGCCCTGCCACGGCTACCCCGAGCTGAAAAAGTTCCCCCATTTCTACGGACATTTCGGCACCGCATGGCAGAACCAGCACAAGGAATTCCCGCAGTTCCCCGGCGCCATCCTTTTCACCACCAACTGCATCCAGAAACCGCAGGCATCGTATCAGGACAATGTCTTCACCACCGGGCTGGTGGGCTGGCCGGGCCTGACACACTGCGAAAACCGGGATTTCTCGGCCGTCATCAAACGCGCACAGGAACTGCCCGGTTTCACGGAAGACGCTCCCGGCAAAACCGTTATGACCGGATTCGGCCACAATGCGGTGCTGGGCGTGGCAGGGGCAGTTGTCGACGCGGTGAAAAGCGGCGCCATCCGCCACTTCTTCCTTGTCGGCGGCTGCGACGGAGCCAAGCCCGGCCGCAACTACTACACCGAATTTGTGGAAAAAGCGCCGGCAGACACTGTCATCCTGACGCTCGCCTGCGGCAAATTCCGCTTCTTTGACAAAGAACTCGGCACCATAGGCGGCATTCCCAGACTGCTGGACGTGGGACAGTGCAATGATGCCTATTCCGCCATTCAGATAGCAGTCGCACTGGCAAAGGCTTTCGACTGCGGCGTCAACGACCTGCCCCTTTCTCTGGTGCTGTCGTGGTACGAACAGAAAGCCGTGGCCATCCTGCTGACGCTGCTGGCACTGGGCATCAAGGACATCCGCCTCGGCCCGTCACTGCCTGCTTTTGTCAGCCCCAATGTGCTGAACTTCCTTGTCGAAAACTACAACATCAAGCCTATTTCCACGGCTGAAGAAGACCTGAAGGCCATTCTGGGTTAACAGCGCCGCGGCGGGAGGCTCTGCCTCCCGCCGCCCTCTGAGGCGTATTCCCCGTGCCCATGCCCGTCCTGCGGCCATGCGCACCCGGAGTACCCGCAAGCACACAGTGCGGTACCGGCAAACACACCGCCGCTCTCATGCGGCATCAGTCACACGGGGGAAATATAATGAAAAAACAGATACGCAAAATAATACAGATAGATGAAGAGCGCTGCGATGGCTGCGGCCTGTGCGTGCTCGACTGTGCCGAAGGCGCCATAGCCATCATCGACGGCAAGGCGAAACTGGTCAAGGATTCCTACTGCGACGGGTTGGGAGCCTGTCTGGGTGCCTGCCCGCAGGATGCCCTGCACATCATAGAGCGCGAAGCCGACGAATTTGACGAGGAAGCCGCCATGGAACACGTACGCCGGCGCGATGCCGCGACCGGACAACCGCCGCAGCCCGTACGCCCGCATCATTCAGGGGGCTGCCCCGGGTCCATGGTACGCTCGTTCGGCGCAACCGGACAGCAGAGCCCGCAGCTGGCACAGGCTCATCAGCCGGCCGCCGGTCCCGGCCACTGGCCGCTCAAAATACGGCTGGTGCCGCCCACAGCGCCGTTTCTCAAAGGGGCCGACGTGCTTGTGGCCGCCGACTGCGCGGCTGCCGCTTCGCCTCAGTTTCACAGCCGGTTTGCCGCAGGCAAAGTGGTGCTCATAGGCTGCCCGAAATTTGACGATACCGCAGCCTACGCCCAGCGGCTTGCCGACATACTGACAACCAGCGGCATAGCTTCTCTCACCGTGCTGCGCATGGAGGTACCCTGCTGCAGAGGCCTTTCAGAAGCGGTGAACAGCGCTGTGCGCCAGTCCGGCAGTTCCGTGCAGATAAACGAGGTCATCATGACCTGTCAGGGGCACGAGGCGCAGAACACCCTTTTCGGCTGACGGCAATGCCGGCCGGCACAGGCCCCGCCGCTGACGGCGGGGCTTTTTTGCGTCCGGCCGTCAGCAGATAAGATTCTCATGGCTGCAGGGCTGACACCCCCCGCAGCCGTTGTTATATCCATGGTAAACCAGCAGTAAGGGAGGTTTTATGCAGCCCGTCAAAAAAATACTATACGCCACCGATCTTTCAGAAGATTCCCGCCATGCGCTTTCGTACGCGTTCAGTCTGGCGCAACAGTACGGAGCAGCGCTGCATGTGCTGCATGTGCTGCCGGACGTAAAGCAGAACTACCTGACCACATCGGGGCTGGATTTCGCCACAGTGTTTGACGATGCCACATGGCGGCTGTTCACTCCGGAACAGCTTGTGGAAGCCAAACACAAGGTAAGAGGGCGCATTACGGGCATATGCAGTCTGGAAGGACTGGCGGACACAGCCTGCATGCCCGTGGCGGAAAACATCGAGGTGGCCGTGGGGCAACCTGCCGATGTCATTCTGGAACGCGCTCCGCAATTTGACATGGTGGTCATGGGTACACAGGGACACGGACGGTTGACCGGTCTGCTGCTGGGCAGCGTGACCCAGAAAGTCGTTTCGCGCTGCCCGGTGCCTGTTCTGGTGGTCCGCCTGCCGGAAGCTGATCACAAGGTCTGACAGACCGGCAGCACATACACAGCGTCCCCGCTACGCGCTACAGCGACTCATGCCCTTCGGCCAGTGCGGTCAGGTATTCACGGTCTGTAATGGTGATGGTGCGGCCTTCCATGGTTATGGCCCCTGTTTCCACCAGTTTTGCCAGTGCCCGCGAAAGAGTTTCACGCGCAGTGCCCAGCACACCCGCCAGCAGACTTTTGGAAACATCCAGCCTGATAACGTCCTTGTGCCCTTTTTTCACACTGAGATGCAGCAGATACGCCGCCAGACGCTGGGGAATCTCCTTGAGGGTCAGCGCCTCCACCTGCCGGGTGAACATGCGCAACTTGCGCGAAAGGGCAGCCAGCATGTTCATTGCCAGTGACGGGTCTTGGGCAATGCGGTCC
Coding sequences within it:
- the hcp gene encoding hydroxylamine reductase, encoding MFCNQCEQTAKGTGCTAMGVCGKQPEVSDLQDATVYALRGLAIAAQDAAAKGVREQGMGHYTAARLFSTLTNVNFDPDRFVPWVHEITAMRDDLVRKAGLSYTSGPAAFVPGADAAAIVQQAAEHGTLTLAPDEDIRSCMQILLYGMKGVAAYADHAAILGQEDNAVYDFLYKGLAAGFDGKARDLNDWVGLLLECGNVNLRTMELLDAGNTGTYGHPVPTEVPLGHRKGKAILVSGHDLRDLHELLKQTEGTGINIYTHGEMLPCHGYPELKKFPHFYGHFGTAWQNQHKEFPQFPGAILFTTNCIQKPQASYQDNVFTTGLVGWPGLTHCENRDFSAVIKRAQELPGFTEDAPGKTVMTGFGHNAVLGVAGAVVDAVKSGAIRHFFLVGGCDGAKPGRNYYTEFVEKAPADTVILTLACGKFRFFDKELGTIGGIPRLLDVGQCNDAYSAIQIAVALAKAFDCGVNDLPLSLVLSWYEQKAVAILLTLLALGIKDIRLGPSLPAFVSPNVLNFLVENYNIKPISTAEEDLKAILG
- a CDS encoding ATP-binding protein; the protein is MKKQIRKIIQIDEERCDGCGLCVLDCAEGAIAIIDGKAKLVKDSYCDGLGACLGACPQDALHIIEREADEFDEEAAMEHVRRRDAATGQPPQPVRPHHSGGCPGSMVRSFGATGQQSPQLAQAHQPAAGPGHWPLKIRLVPPTAPFLKGADVLVAADCAAAASPQFHSRFAAGKVVLIGCPKFDDTAAYAQRLADILTTSGIASLTVLRMEVPCCRGLSEAVNSAVRQSGSSVQINEVIMTCQGHEAQNTLFG
- the thrS gene encoding threonine--tRNA ligase; protein product: MKVSIEGSVVEVESGASCRDVLKQALSGKKFKKVLAARCGGTMLDLTATVPTACETLEPVYADSPEGLGLIRHSAAHVMADAVQRLFPGVKVTIGPAIENGFYYDFDYERPFTADDLEAIEAEMDKIIKAAHPFERSVMSKDEAKKMFADMGETYKLELIDAVPDDIVSIYRSGDFVDLCRGPHIPDTGCINAFKLMSVAGAYWRGDEKNAMLSRVYGTAFPDEKELKSYLNRIEEAKKRDHRKLGTQLDLFSFQEEGGSGMVYWHPKGALVRAILEDFERKEHLKRGYQIVQTPQILRRELWEKSGHYDNYRENMYFTDIDEQPYGVKPMNCVAHMLIYKSRSHSYRDLPVRLFELGVVHRHEKSGVLHGLLRVRQFTQDDAHIICTPDQLESEIVGVLNFVRDVMGVFGFEYSMEVSTRPEKSIGSDEDWDRATSALVKALEGQGLPYEINEGDGAFYGPKIDVKLRDCLGREWQCATVQCDFTLPDRFDLVYIGQDGERHRPVMVHRVILGSVERFIGVLTEHFAGAFPTWLAPVQARLLTVTDAQNEFAEEARAALMAQGIRVEVDTRNEKLGYKVREAQLEKIPYILVIGDKEVEARGVNVRLRKGDNLGLKTLDEVVDIIRADCEEPFKSGGMRYSFS
- a CDS encoding Crp/Fnr family transcriptional regulator; this encodes MENSLFLGRIPLFSGLSAQQLESMASIAVDRPVDKGQIIFVEGTRAEGLYIVLDGRVKIFKTAPDGREAVMHVFGAGEPFGEVAVFQNDVFPANAMAVEQSRVLFLPRRGIVDRIAQDPSLAMNMLAALSRKLRMFTRQVEALTLKEIPQRLAAYLLHLSVKKGHKDVIRLDVSKSLLAGVLGTARETLSRALAKLVETGAITMEGRTITITDREYLTALAEGHESL
- the infC gene encoding translation initiation factor IF-3; its protein translation is MASPKFRRQEPQDVTRRNEQIRAREVRVIDADGSQLGIMSRNDAVAVAKEQGLDLVEVAAGAVPPVCRVMDYGKYKYEAQKKKQEAKKRQTVIQVKEIKVRPKTDEHDYQTKLKHIRRFLEDGDRCKVTVFFRGREIVHKDRGMMLLQRAQEDTKDIAKVEQEPRAEGRTLHMLLTPLAKKV
- a CDS encoding universal stress protein; translation: MQPVKKILYATDLSEDSRHALSYAFSLAQQYGAALHVLHVLPDVKQNYLTTSGLDFATVFDDATWRLFTPEQLVEAKHKVRGRITGICSLEGLADTACMPVAENIEVAVGQPADVILERAPQFDMVVMGTQGHGRLTGLLLGSVTQKVVSRCPVPVLVVRLPEADHKV